A region of Myxococcus stipitatus DSM 14675 DNA encodes the following proteins:
- a CDS encoding PAS domain-containing sensor histidine kinase, which produces MAGANEEVSAWLDAAVDPLVACDSNEHISFLNRAAERLLDWKREDLQGQPVSRLFPQRPHQHGDQSLVRYLLSRREALGGRPTRVLAHRRDGVEILVELTVGASGQGDQERIILSLRRLHEVIDTLREPLEQPRPQDTARLVETHSSGDDLYRLVVENAPLGIFHYDTTPVITACNELFVTLIGSPKRVLVGLNLLTLRDERMMHCVRETLAGRSAHFEGDYSSVTGHKVTPVHVRFAPCYNDAGEVEGGVGIVEDISERRHAERQRDESLALLRILFDSAPVGLGFLDTNLRYVRVNERLARINGIPAEAHVGKSPLELLGRGGPATEAMLHEAMDSGAPVVEREVDTEAVGFPGPRRLLTGSCYPVRTPDGHLLGVGALVEDVTQRKLAEEERERLYREAQEAIRVRDDFLSIASHELKTPLTPLSLRLATLERKLERGEHVDPTTLRHARQHLLRMTGLINDLLDASRIEAGRLMLHPQPTRMDSLVEHVLQAMEAQRGIHELRFEHPEQAVQVFADPYRLEQVISNLVENALKYSPDGGLIRVTLQIRGEMALLSVSDSGIGIPEDQQKLLFERYFRARNVSSRSYGGLGLGLYISRDIVEHHGGRIWVESEVGQGSTFHVALPLLGTSATHPPAGQPERRLH; this is translated from the coding sequence ATGGCCGGAGCCAACGAGGAGGTCAGTGCCTGGCTGGACGCCGCCGTCGACCCCTTGGTCGCCTGCGACAGCAACGAGCACATCTCCTTCCTCAACCGTGCCGCCGAGCGCCTGCTCGACTGGAAGCGCGAGGACCTCCAAGGCCAGCCCGTCTCCCGCCTCTTCCCTCAACGCCCGCACCAACACGGCGACCAGAGCCTCGTGCGCTACCTGCTCTCGCGAAGAGAGGCCCTCGGAGGTCGCCCCACGCGCGTGCTCGCCCATCGCCGCGACGGCGTGGAGATTCTCGTGGAGCTCACCGTGGGCGCCTCCGGCCAGGGCGACCAGGAGCGCATCATCCTCAGCCTGCGCCGCCTCCACGAAGTCATCGACACGCTGCGCGAGCCCCTGGAGCAACCCCGCCCCCAGGACACCGCCCGACTCGTCGAGACCCACAGCAGCGGAGACGACCTCTACCGGCTCGTCGTCGAGAACGCCCCGCTGGGCATCTTCCACTACGACACCACGCCGGTCATCACCGCGTGCAACGAGCTCTTCGTCACGCTCATCGGCTCCCCCAAGCGGGTGCTGGTGGGGCTGAACCTCCTGACCCTTCGCGACGAGCGGATGATGCACTGCGTGCGCGAGACCCTCGCCGGACGGAGCGCCCACTTCGAGGGCGACTACAGCTCCGTCACCGGCCACAAGGTGACCCCCGTCCACGTGCGCTTCGCGCCTTGCTACAACGACGCGGGCGAGGTCGAGGGAGGCGTGGGCATCGTCGAGGACATCTCCGAGCGCCGCCACGCCGAGCGCCAACGCGACGAGAGCCTGGCCCTGCTGAGAATCCTCTTCGACAGCGCTCCCGTGGGCCTGGGCTTCCTCGACACGAACCTGCGCTACGTGCGCGTCAACGAGCGCCTGGCCCGCATCAACGGAATCCCCGCCGAGGCCCATGTCGGCAAGAGTCCCCTCGAGTTGCTCGGCCGAGGAGGCCCCGCCACGGAGGCCATGCTGCACGAGGCCATGGACTCCGGCGCCCCCGTGGTGGAGCGCGAGGTGGACACCGAGGCCGTGGGCTTTCCCGGCCCTCGCCGCCTGCTCACCGGGAGCTGCTACCCCGTGCGCACCCCCGACGGACACCTGCTGGGCGTGGGCGCGCTGGTGGAGGACGTCACCCAGCGCAAGCTCGCCGAGGAGGAGCGCGAGCGGCTGTATCGCGAGGCCCAGGAAGCCATCCGCGTGCGCGACGACTTCCTGTCCATCGCCTCCCATGAATTGAAGACTCCGCTCACGCCGCTGAGCCTCCGGCTGGCGACGCTCGAGCGGAAGCTGGAGCGAGGCGAGCACGTGGACCCGACCACGCTGCGCCACGCGCGTCAGCACCTCCTGCGCATGACGGGGCTCATCAACGACCTGCTGGACGCCTCCCGCATCGAGGCCGGCCGCCTCATGCTTCACCCCCAGCCCACGCGGATGGACAGCCTGGTGGAGCACGTCCTCCAGGCGATGGAGGCCCAGCGCGGCATCCACGAGCTGCGCTTCGAACACCCCGAGCAGGCCGTGCAGGTTTTCGCCGACCCGTACCGGCTGGAGCAGGTCATCTCCAATCTCGTGGAGAACGCGCTCAAATACAGCCCGGATGGCGGCCTCATCCGCGTGACGTTGCAGATACGCGGAGAGATGGCGTTGTTATCAGTCTCCGACTCGGGCATCGGCATTCCCGAGGACCAGCAGAAGCTGTTGTTCGAGCGATACTTCCGAGCCCGCAATGTCTCCTCGCGCTCGTATGGCGGCCTGGGCCTGGGCCTGTACATCAGCCGAGACATCGTCGAGCACCACGGCGGCAGGATCTGGGTGGAGAGCGAGGTGGGCCAAGGGTCCACCTTCCACGTGGCGCTCCCCCTGCTCGGCACCTCGGCGACACACCCGCCCGCAGGCCAGCCCGAGCGTCGCCTCCACTGA
- a CDS encoding J domain-containing protein, with protein MQFVLYFSDRQVREQLFAHVDGTRGLLLVTGVRHGPAMRSPEAREPFATLEFLHGRVLTQVLVADEGTPDGMWRDPLGDLADRLHPDSRDDAYAVTNGYLLLEDGRPRAVVRKHGLPADDLWFLEDALSQCSPRIPAPDPARRPGRKRPEPAPRAPRRPASSRARVEQEWRARDTPDPETTPPRGSRPHVPERKDAWALLGLERDMTLDEARKVFRTLIAGYHPDKVAHLAPEFRELAERRTREILEAWEEVEGALKPRA; from the coding sequence GTGCAGTTCGTCCTCTACTTTTCAGACAGGCAGGTGCGCGAGCAGCTCTTCGCCCACGTGGACGGGACGCGAGGGTTGTTGCTGGTGACCGGGGTGCGTCATGGCCCGGCCATGCGCTCCCCGGAGGCGCGCGAGCCCTTCGCCACGCTGGAGTTCCTCCACGGCCGCGTGCTGACGCAGGTGCTCGTGGCCGACGAGGGCACCCCGGACGGCATGTGGAGGGACCCGCTGGGTGACCTGGCCGACCGGCTCCATCCCGACAGCCGGGATGACGCCTACGCCGTCACGAACGGCTACCTGCTGCTGGAGGACGGCCGCCCGCGCGCCGTGGTGCGCAAGCACGGCCTGCCGGCCGATGACCTGTGGTTCCTGGAGGATGCGCTCAGCCAGTGCTCTCCCCGCATCCCCGCGCCGGACCCCGCGAGGCGGCCCGGCAGGAAGCGTCCGGAGCCCGCGCCTCGTGCCCCCCGTCGCCCCGCGAGCAGCCGCGCCCGGGTCGAGCAGGAGTGGCGCGCTCGGGACACCCCGGACCCGGAGACCACGCCGCCCCGAGGCAGCCGTCCGCACGTGCCCGAGCGGAAGGACGCCTGGGCGCTGCTGGGGCTGGAGCGGGACATGACGCTGGATGAGGCGCGCAAGGTGTTCCGCACCCTCATCGCCGGCTATCACCCGGACAAGGTGGCGCACCTGGCGCCGGAGTTCCGCGAGCTGGCGGAGCGCCGCACGCGCGAAATCCTGGAGGCGTGGGAAGAGGTGGAGGGAGCGCTCAAGCCCCGCGCGTGA
- a CDS encoding TspO/MBR family protein — translation MNTPWEPSTHRGLGPVKRTALNPTLRTEAVVALGAFSALTAGTAWLGAHQSHANPRWYRRLRKPPFQPPPRVFGPVWTALYTLVALSGWRVWTAPAGAARSRALGWWGVQLGLNAAWSWLFFGKQRPRGALVDNVALLGSIGAYVAATREVDRPAAWLVAPYLAWVGFANVLNGEVVRRNPRAAH, via the coding sequence ATGAATACCCCGTGGGAGCCGTCGACTCACCGGGGGTTGGGGCCCGTGAAACGGACGGCCCTCAATCCCACACTGCGCACCGAGGCCGTGGTCGCACTGGGCGCCTTCAGCGCGCTCACCGCGGGCACGGCGTGGCTCGGCGCCCATCAGAGCCACGCGAATCCCCGGTGGTATCGGCGGCTGCGCAAGCCGCCCTTCCAGCCGCCGCCCCGTGTCTTCGGGCCTGTCTGGACGGCGCTGTATACACTCGTGGCCCTCTCCGGCTGGCGCGTGTGGACCGCGCCCGCGGGAGCCGCGCGCTCGCGAGCGCTGGGCTGGTGGGGCGTGCAGCTGGGGTTGAACGCCGCCTGGTCCTGGCTCTTCTTCGGCAAGCAGCGGCCGCGCGGGGCCCTGGTGGACAACGTGGCCCTGCTGGGCAGCATCGGCGCGTATGTCGCCGCGACGCGCGAGGTGGACCGGCCCGCGGCGTGGCTGGTGGCGCCGTACCTGGCCTGGGTGGGCTTCGCCAATGTCCTGAATGGCGAAGTCGTTCGTCGCAATCCTCGCGCGGCGCACTGA
- a CDS encoding M1 family aminopeptidase, translated as MRCCHRHASEPALPQSRAFSLPGATEHYAAERPIRAEHVRIELSLDFDQGRITGVCTTRVSAVRGVSTLSFDAVDLDVSSVTVEGRPARFSNSGAHVRVELPQPLTPGTAVEVSLHYAARPRRGLYFWGPEAAYPERPRQAWTQNQDTDARCWFPCLDTPAQKATSELIATFPQGLTALSNGVLVTDTVQDGRRTQHYRMEQPHSPYLITLAVGDFEELTDTVGTVPLRYLFPRGRREDALRCIRRTPEMVRVFQEATGEPFPWSGYAQVFLTEFIFGGMENTTATSLTDSVLHDARAHADYNAEPLISHELAHQWFGDLLTCRDWPHGWLNEGFATWFEVLWKERADGVDEADQHRLTDLEAYLSEVKERYARAIVSRRFHAPLDVFDRHLYEKGGLVLHELRRRLGDELFFRGLRHYVSRHRHGSVETVDLARAFEQATGHNLDGFFDQYVFAPGHPELKVEVRYEPEEARLRLKVRQVQRTDAGTPVFRLPLDVVVHTEGRDVLHRLEVTDAEHFFHLPCPTAPTQVRVDPRRDVLGTLDVDKSVGLWMEELRSAPESRARTEAAHALGRDGGFRAVEALGAALGDARLFWGTRAASARALGRIRTPEARTRLLASLRAEHPRVRRAVVAALGEFRRDAEVIALLRSLLQSGDTSYFVEAEAARSYGKLRASDALTVLETTATRSSFQDVIAVGAMDGLAESQDPAAFALVEARTAYGQPPFLRRAATQAVAKLAEVAGRQREAVDLLSELLRDPMFRVQMGVFEAARTLGDRRIIGALEGTPLSDARARRAARETVRSLREGEPQARELAALREEVDALKEMTRAMRERLEVMAPPRAPEKPASGGARRAKAAGKKAPVARKKAGKPRR; from the coding sequence ATGCGCTGCTGCCACCGTCACGCCTCCGAGCCCGCCCTCCCTCAGTCCCGTGCCTTCAGCCTCCCCGGCGCCACCGAGCACTACGCCGCCGAGCGGCCCATCCGCGCCGAGCACGTCCGCATCGAGCTGTCGCTCGACTTCGACCAGGGCCGCATCACCGGCGTCTGTACGACGCGCGTCTCCGCGGTCCGCGGGGTGTCCACCCTGAGCTTCGACGCGGTGGACCTGGATGTGTCCAGCGTCACCGTGGAGGGCCGCCCCGCGCGGTTCTCCAACTCCGGTGCACACGTGCGCGTGGAGCTGCCCCAGCCGCTCACCCCCGGCACCGCCGTGGAGGTCTCCCTCCACTACGCGGCCCGTCCTCGCCGGGGCCTGTACTTCTGGGGACCCGAGGCCGCGTACCCGGAGCGTCCTCGCCAGGCCTGGACGCAGAACCAGGACACGGACGCGCGCTGCTGGTTCCCCTGTCTGGACACGCCCGCGCAGAAGGCCACGTCCGAGCTCATCGCCACCTTCCCCCAGGGGCTGACGGCGCTGTCCAACGGCGTGCTCGTGACGGACACCGTCCAGGACGGCCGCCGCACGCAGCACTACCGGATGGAGCAGCCCCACTCGCCCTATCTCATCACGCTCGCGGTGGGTGACTTCGAGGAGCTGACGGACACGGTGGGCACCGTCCCGCTGCGCTACCTGTTTCCTCGGGGGCGCCGCGAGGACGCGCTGCGCTGCATCCGCCGCACCCCGGAGATGGTGCGCGTGTTCCAGGAGGCCACCGGAGAGCCCTTCCCGTGGAGCGGCTACGCGCAGGTGTTCCTCACCGAGTTCATCTTCGGGGGGATGGAGAACACGACGGCCACCAGCCTCACCGACTCCGTCCTCCACGACGCGCGCGCGCACGCCGACTACAACGCGGAGCCGCTCATCTCGCATGAGCTGGCGCACCAGTGGTTCGGCGACCTGCTCACCTGCCGCGACTGGCCGCACGGCTGGCTCAACGAGGGCTTCGCCACGTGGTTCGAGGTGCTGTGGAAGGAGCGCGCCGACGGCGTGGACGAGGCGGACCAGCATCGGCTCACCGACCTGGAGGCGTACCTGTCGGAGGTGAAGGAGCGCTATGCGCGCGCCATCGTCTCGCGCCGGTTCCACGCGCCGCTGGATGTCTTCGACCGGCACCTCTACGAGAAGGGCGGGCTCGTTCTCCATGAGCTGCGCCGGCGGCTGGGGGATGAGCTCTTCTTCCGGGGCCTGCGGCACTACGTGTCGCGCCACCGCCATGGCTCGGTGGAGACGGTGGACCTGGCGCGGGCCTTCGAGCAGGCGACGGGCCACAACCTGGATGGCTTCTTCGACCAGTACGTCTTCGCGCCGGGCCACCCCGAGCTCAAGGTGGAGGTGCGCTACGAGCCGGAGGAGGCGCGGCTGCGCCTCAAGGTGAGACAGGTGCAGCGCACGGACGCGGGCACGCCCGTGTTCCGCCTGCCGCTGGATGTCGTCGTCCACACGGAGGGGCGCGACGTGCTCCACCGGCTGGAGGTGACGGACGCGGAGCACTTCTTCCACCTGCCCTGCCCCACCGCGCCCACGCAGGTGCGCGTGGACCCGAGGCGCGATGTGCTGGGCACCCTGGACGTGGACAAGTCCGTGGGGCTCTGGATGGAGGAGCTGCGCTCCGCGCCGGAGTCACGTGCTCGCACGGAGGCCGCGCACGCGCTGGGGCGGGATGGGGGCTTCCGCGCCGTGGAGGCGTTAGGGGCGGCGCTGGGCGATGCGCGCCTGTTCTGGGGCACGCGGGCCGCGAGCGCCAGGGCACTGGGCCGCATCCGCACGCCCGAGGCACGCACGCGGCTGCTCGCGTCCTTGAGGGCGGAGCACCCGAGGGTCCGCCGTGCGGTGGTCGCCGCGCTGGGAGAGTTCCGTCGGGACGCGGAGGTCATCGCGCTCCTGCGCTCGCTGTTGCAGTCGGGAGACACCAGCTACTTCGTTGAAGCGGAGGCCGCGCGGAGCTACGGCAAGCTGCGGGCCTCGGATGCGCTGACGGTGCTGGAGACCACCGCCACGCGCTCGTCGTTCCAGGACGTCATCGCGGTGGGGGCGATGGACGGGCTCGCCGAGTCGCAGGACCCCGCGGCCTTCGCGCTGGTGGAGGCGCGCACGGCCTATGGGCAGCCGCCGTTCCTGCGCCGCGCGGCGACGCAGGCGGTGGCGAAGCTGGCGGAGGTGGCGGGCCGGCAGCGCGAGGCGGTGGACCTGCTGTCGGAGCTGCTCCGAGACCCGATGTTCCGGGTCCAGATGGGCGTGTTCGAGGCGGCGCGGACGCTCGGGGACCGGCGCATCATCGGCGCATTGGAGGGCACGCCGCTGAGCGACGCACGGGCCCGACGGGCCGCCAGGGAGACGGTGCGCTCGCTGCGCGAGGGAGAACCCCAGGCCCGTGAGCTGGCGGCGTTACGGGAAGAGGTGGACGCGTTGAAGGAGATGACGCGCGCCATGCGAGAGCGCCTCGAGGTGATGGCGCCGCCGCGCGCGCCCGAGAAGCCCGCGAGTGGTGGAGCCCGTCGAGCGAAGGCCGCTGGCAAGAAGGCGCCCGTGGCCCGCAAGAAGGCGGGCAAGCCGCGTCGGTAG
- a CDS encoding DUF924 family protein yields the protein MESAEGVLDFWFGQPADPVRNPACIRPRAVWFERDPAFDAECQHRFMDLHERAAAGELCDWRDEPRSSLALILLLDQVPRNLFRGSQRAFATDARARSVARHALARGQDLALPSVWRWFMYLPFEHSEELHDQRLSVSLFELLTMHHSGSDASLDWARRHLVVIERFGRFPHRNTALGRTSTPEEARFLQEPGSAF from the coding sequence ATGGAGAGTGCGGAGGGAGTTCTCGACTTCTGGTTTGGCCAACCCGCGGACCCGGTTCGCAACCCCGCCTGTATCCGGCCTCGCGCCGTGTGGTTCGAGCGAGACCCGGCGTTCGATGCGGAGTGCCAGCACCGGTTCATGGACCTTCACGAGCGCGCGGCGGCCGGCGAGCTGTGCGACTGGCGCGATGAGCCGCGAAGCAGCCTGGCGCTGATACTCCTGTTGGACCAGGTGCCTCGCAACCTCTTCCGAGGGAGCCAGCGCGCCTTCGCCACGGATGCACGCGCGCGCTCCGTGGCGCGTCACGCGCTCGCGCGGGGACAGGACCTGGCGCTGCCCTCCGTGTGGCGCTGGTTCATGTACCTCCCCTTCGAGCACAGCGAGGAGCTCCACGACCAGCGGCTGTCGGTCTCCCTCTTCGAGCTGCTGACGATGCACCACTCCGGCAGCGATGCGTCGCTCGACTGGGCGCGCAGGCACCTGGTCGTCATCGAGCGCTTCGGACGCTTCCCGCACCGCAACACCGCGCTGGGGCGTACATCGACTCCCGAGGAAGCACGTTTCCTCCAGGAGCCGGGCTCGGCCTTCTAG